A genome region from Arthrobacter sp. SLBN-100 includes the following:
- a CDS encoding ABC transporter ATP-binding protein: protein MSMERVAWGSLYNITRAKSGSKPFSKATLKRVLGFARPHRGKLMAFVALSVVMAFLAVATPVLAGQVVDAIVAKAATEEVVRLAVLIAVVAVAEAALGLVSRWLSSTIGEGVIVDLRTRVFDHVQKMPIAFFTRTRTGALVSRLNNDVIGAQSAFAGTLSGVVSNVVALILTLIVMLGTSWQVTVLAMILLPVFLIPARRMGSRLADLRREAAEHNAAMGTQMTERFSAPGATLVKLFGRPDEESREFAVRAGRVRDIGVRTAMLQFTFVTALTLVSALALALVYGLGGWLAITGQLAAGDVVVLALLLTRLYAPLTALSNARVEIMSALVSFERVFEILDLKPLIQQKPDAVPVPPGPVSVEFDDVRFAYPSAEKVSLASLEEVSTLDTRGGEEVLHGISFRVEPGQTVALVGSSGAGKSTIAQLLARLYDVDSGAVRLGGTAPGTGLDLRDATFDSLRDSLGMVTQDGHLFHETIASNLRLAKPDATEEDMWEVIRQARLETMIRSLPDGLDTVVGERGYRLSGGERQRLTIARLLIAQPRVVILDEATAALDSTNEAAVQAALGAALEGRTAVVIAHRLSTVRAADAILVVEDGRIVERGTHTELLAAEGRYAELYRTQFAEATAVAQEAVPEF, encoded by the coding sequence ATGAGCATGGAACGGGTTGCCTGGGGCTCCCTCTACAACATCACCAGGGCCAAGAGCGGCTCGAAACCATTCTCCAAGGCCACCCTGAAGCGCGTCCTTGGATTTGCCCGGCCGCACCGGGGCAAGCTGATGGCGTTCGTGGCGTTGTCCGTCGTCATGGCATTCCTGGCTGTGGCAACCCCCGTCCTGGCGGGGCAGGTGGTGGACGCGATCGTCGCGAAGGCAGCCACGGAGGAGGTTGTCCGCCTCGCCGTGCTGATCGCCGTTGTGGCTGTAGCCGAAGCGGCCCTGGGACTGGTGAGCCGCTGGCTGTCCTCCACTATTGGCGAAGGGGTGATCGTGGATCTGCGCACCCGGGTCTTCGACCATGTGCAGAAGATGCCGATCGCCTTCTTCACCCGGACCCGCACAGGCGCCCTGGTCAGCAGGCTCAACAACGACGTCATCGGTGCCCAGTCCGCCTTTGCCGGCACGCTCTCCGGCGTTGTCAGCAACGTGGTGGCACTGATCCTCACGCTCATCGTTATGCTGGGCACGTCCTGGCAGGTGACGGTGCTGGCCATGATCCTGCTCCCGGTCTTCCTCATCCCCGCCCGGCGGATGGGCTCCAGGCTCGCGGACCTGCGCCGCGAGGCGGCGGAGCACAACGCGGCCATGGGCACGCAGATGACGGAGCGTTTTTCCGCCCCCGGCGCCACCCTGGTCAAGCTCTTCGGCCGGCCGGACGAGGAATCCCGCGAGTTCGCCGTCCGCGCAGGCCGCGTCCGCGACATCGGTGTCCGCACTGCCATGCTGCAGTTCACCTTCGTGACCGCCCTGACGCTGGTCTCCGCGCTCGCCCTCGCCCTCGTGTACGGGCTGGGCGGTTGGCTGGCCATCACGGGCCAGCTGGCGGCCGGCGATGTTGTGGTGCTGGCCCTGCTGCTCACCCGGCTCTACGCCCCGCTGACGGCCCTGTCCAACGCGAGGGTGGAAATCATGAGCGCCCTGGTCAGCTTCGAGCGGGTTTTCGAAATCCTGGACCTCAAGCCATTGATCCAGCAGAAGCCGGACGCCGTGCCAGTGCCGCCCGGCCCGGTCTCCGTGGAGTTCGACGACGTCCGTTTCGCTTACCCCTCTGCGGAAAAGGTTTCGCTGGCCTCGCTCGAGGAGGTGTCCACGCTGGACACCCGCGGCGGTGAAGAGGTGCTGCACGGCATCAGCTTCCGGGTGGAACCTGGCCAAACGGTGGCGCTGGTGGGTTCCTCCGGTGCCGGCAAGTCCACCATTGCGCAGCTGCTCGCCCGGCTCTACGACGTCGATTCCGGCGCCGTCCGCCTGGGCGGAACCGCGCCGGGAACCGGCCTGGACCTGCGCGACGCCACCTTCGATTCCCTGCGGGACAGCCTGGGCATGGTGACCCAGGATGGCCATCTCTTCCACGAAACAATCGCCTCCAACCTCCGGCTCGCCAAGCCGGACGCCACGGAGGAGGACATGTGGGAGGTCATCCGCCAGGCCCGGCTCGAAACCATGATCCGGTCCCTGCCGGACGGGCTGGACACGGTGGTGGGTGAACGCGGTTACCGGCTCTCCGGCGGGGAACGGCAGCGGCTCACCATCGCGCGGCTGCTGATCGCCCAGCCGCGCGTCGTCATCCTCGACGAGGCGACGGCAGCGCTGGACTCCACCAATGAAGCGGCCGTGCAGGCTGCCTTGGGCGCCGCGCTCGAGGGGCGCACCGCCGTCGTGATTGCGCACCGCTTGTCCACCGTCCGTGCCGCGGACGCGATCCTGGTGGTGGAGGACGGCAGGATTGTGGAGCGCGGCACGCATACTGAACTGCTGGCCGCCGAGGGCCGGTACGCCGAGCTGTACAGGACGCAGTTCGCCGAAGCCACGGCAGTGGCCCAGGAAGCAGTTCCGGAGTTCTAG
- a CDS encoding DUF998 domain-containing protein: MSSAPSTSAAVAVIPDTTSTRQYIGAWSVLSVLQYFAAEAAVIGAWAGPRPYDLRTGYISDLGALHCGVFDGREVCSPLNWLMNASFVVQGLGMLLGALLLSSGLLRVAALAGTWVQRGRRRPWLAAVWVRLLTGTAGAGTVIVGLVPEDAGSGWHYSGALMYFIAGAAALLVLGFLWVRKTAMAWFILACGTVSAAALVTGGLTGMHVPEPGTLERLMAYPVTVGMATAGLVIAQRVHRHRKERARLRALAAR; the protein is encoded by the coding sequence ATGAGTTCAGCGCCGTCCACGTCTGCCGCCGTCGCCGTTATTCCGGACACCACCTCGACACGGCAGTACATCGGGGCGTGGTCGGTACTCAGTGTGCTGCAATATTTCGCGGCGGAGGCTGCAGTGATCGGAGCGTGGGCCGGGCCGCGCCCGTACGACCTGCGAACGGGCTATATCAGCGACCTTGGTGCCTTGCACTGCGGCGTCTTTGATGGCCGCGAGGTGTGTTCCCCGCTGAACTGGCTGATGAACGCCTCGTTTGTGGTTCAAGGACTCGGAATGCTTTTGGGTGCGCTGCTGCTCAGCTCGGGGCTGCTGCGCGTGGCTGCCTTGGCGGGAACCTGGGTGCAGCGGGGCCGGCGGAGACCCTGGCTCGCTGCTGTCTGGGTGCGCCTGCTCACCGGAACGGCGGGGGCGGGCACGGTGATCGTGGGACTGGTGCCGGAGGACGCCGGCTCCGGCTGGCACTACAGCGGTGCCCTCATGTATTTCATTGCGGGGGCGGCGGCGCTGCTGGTCCTGGGGTTCCTCTGGGTGCGGAAAACAGCCATGGCGTGGTTCATCCTGGCGTGCGGCACTGTGTCCGCTGCCGCCCTGGTGACGGGAGGGCTGACCGGCATGCACGTGCCCGAACCCGGCACCTTGGAGCGGCTCATGGCTTACCCCGTCACGGTGGGCATGGCTACCGCGGGCCTGGTCATCGCACAGCGTGTGCACCGGCACCGGAAGGAACGTGCCCGGCTGCGCGCCCTGGCAGCCCGCTGA
- a CDS encoding NUDIX hydrolase, whose protein sequence is MKNRIVVSAVCVFDKAGRLLTVRKRGTAMFMHPGGKPEAGESAVQAAARELAEEVGIVLDPSQLQLMGVWIADAANEAATDIEATVFMAPGTWEARPSAEIAEIRWLDLPVDGRAGLPGDLAPLLTDHILPELARQA, encoded by the coding sequence ATGAAAAACCGCATTGTGGTGTCGGCCGTCTGCGTCTTTGACAAGGCCGGCCGGCTCCTGACCGTCAGGAAGCGCGGCACCGCCATGTTTATGCATCCCGGCGGCAAGCCCGAAGCAGGCGAAAGCGCCGTCCAGGCCGCTGCCCGGGAGCTGGCTGAGGAGGTGGGCATCGTCCTCGATCCAAGCCAACTGCAGCTCATGGGCGTTTGGATTGCTGACGCCGCCAATGAAGCTGCCACGGATATTGAGGCAACGGTGTTTATGGCGCCGGGCACGTGGGAGGCCCGCCCTTCCGCGGAGATTGCGGAGATCCGGTGGTTGGACCTGCCCGTGGACGGGCGCGCCGGCCTTCCCGGCGACCTTGCCCCGCTGCTGACGGACCATATCCTGCCCGAACTGGCCCGCCAGGCCTGA
- a CDS encoding DUF6314 family protein: MNFPPPEFDLRAYLLGRPAATAHEPAATGLWTVRRDLLDRADGTRGTFTGVVHIVPVNDGGLALREEGTMRWPTFTGPATREYVLKTTARPDSLDVCFPDGRPFHTMSFTPEANLDRHWCDPDTYRVAYEYGDANSFSYSWSVLGPRKDLLLTSGLVRRPEQEA, translated from the coding sequence TTGAACTTTCCTCCCCCGGAGTTCGACCTCCGCGCCTACCTGCTCGGCCGCCCTGCCGCCACCGCGCACGAACCTGCGGCGACCGGGCTGTGGACCGTCCGGCGTGACCTGCTGGACCGCGCCGATGGCACCCGCGGAACCTTCACCGGCGTCGTACATATTGTGCCCGTGAACGACGGCGGACTGGCCCTCCGCGAGGAAGGCACCATGCGCTGGCCTACTTTTACCGGTCCCGCCACCCGCGAATACGTGCTGAAAACCACTGCCCGGCCTGACTCACTGGACGTCTGCTTCCCGGACGGCCGCCCTTTCCACACCATGAGCTTCACGCCCGAGGCCAACCTGGATCGGCACTGGTGCGATCCCGACACCTACCGCGTGGCCTACGAGTACGGGGACGCCAACAGCTTCAGTTACAGCTGGAGCGTCCTGGGGCCGCGGAAGGACCTCCTGCTCACGTCGGGGCTGGTCCGGCGGCCGGAACAGGAAGCATGA